AATCTTATAAAACGCATGGACAACACACCCTTCGGGATGCCCTTTATCGTTGAGCTTAATTTTAACGGGATCCGTAAACATTTGTTTTACCTTAGACCTGACCGCATCCTCATCGTCGGAGAGAAGTATAGAATTCCCATACGATTTTGACATCTTACGGTTATCAATCCCGGGCACCCGTGGCGACTGCGATAACAACGCCTGTGGTTCCGGGAAAGTATTACCATAAAAATTATTGAACCTCCTCGCAATCTCGCGGGTAAGTTCTAAATGCGCTAACTGATCCTCCCCTACGGGCACAGCATCCGCGCGGTATACCATGATATCCGCTGCCTGCAGGACAGGATACCCGAGGAACCCGTAAGTTGAAAGATCACGCGTGGTAACCTCCCTCAACTGTTCTTTATAAGTAGGGCACCGTTCAAGCCACGGCAACGGCGTGATCATTGATAACAACAAAAACAATTCTGCATGCTGTTTCACAGCGGATTGACGGAAAATAACCGATTTTTGGGGATCCAACCCTATAGCCAGCCAGTCAATCACCATCTCACGTACGTTAGACTCAATATCCTTAGTATCCGCATACTCACTGGTCAGCGCATGCCAGTCCGCAACCATATAAAAACACTTATACTCATCCTGTTGCCTAACCCAGTTAACCAACGCACCCCAGTAATGCCCTACATGCAATTTCCCGCTGGGCCGCATCCCTGAAAGTATACGTTTTTTATTAACACTACTACTATTCATAACCCACCTTCAATTTTCTTAATACTAACACTAACGACAAAACAACGCTTTTTTATGGTACTAACAACCTATAAAGAAACCCGGCTGTTACAGTGAGGTACGTATTAATCCAGCCAAGATACAGCATCGCGAATACTGCAATAAACCCGTACTGTTC
This region of Elusimicrobiota bacterium genomic DNA includes:
- the trpS gene encoding tryptophan--tRNA ligase — its product is MNSSSVNKKRILSGMRPSGKLHVGHYWGALVNWVRQQDEYKCFYMVADWHALTSEYADTKDIESNVREMVIDWLAIGLDPQKSVIFRQSAVKQHAELFLLLSMITPLPWLERCPTYKEQLREVTTRDLSTYGFLGYPVLQAADIMVYRADAVPVGEDQLAHLELTREIARRFNNFYGNTFPEPQALLSQSPRVPGIDNRKMSKSYGNSILLSDDEDAVRSKVKQMFTDPVKIKLNDKGHPEGCVVHAFYKIYIESHEKRAAECKAGGTGCVACKKELSEALITALKPLREKRQVIAKDHAMVEVILKQGNEYACTVAEDTMKKVREAVKILG